Proteins from one Ramlibacter sp. PS4R-6 genomic window:
- a CDS encoding TRAP transporter substrate-binding protein, translating into MDRRSLIKNAGIAGILAAGVAPAVHAQAAIRWRLASSFPKSLDTIFKAAEVFADSVKKMSGGKFEISVHAAGELMPPFGVVDGVQQGSVECAHTAPYYFFGKDPCFALGCAIPFGLNSRQMTAWMYEGNGLKLMREFYAKYSIVNFPAGNTGAQMGGWFRKEIKSVKDVKGLKFRIGGFGGKVFERIGGVPQSIPGGEIYPALEKGTIDAAEWVGPYDDQKLGFNKVAPFYYYPGWWEGGPQLDVFVNQKAYDGLSPENKAIVEAAASHAHIFMQARYDAVNPVALKQLVGAGTKLRPFPADMMSESFKAAMGLYEELNSTNENWKKIYADFNKFRADQNLWFRFTEMGFDRFMQSQKL; encoded by the coding sequence ATGGATCGTCGATCACTCATCAAGAACGCAGGCATCGCGGGCATCCTGGCCGCCGGCGTGGCACCTGCCGTGCACGCGCAGGCCGCCATTCGCTGGCGCCTGGCCTCCAGTTTCCCGAAGTCGCTGGACACGATCTTCAAGGCCGCGGAAGTCTTCGCGGACTCCGTCAAGAAGATGTCGGGCGGCAAGTTCGAGATCTCGGTGCACGCCGCCGGTGAACTGATGCCTCCCTTCGGCGTGGTCGACGGCGTGCAGCAGGGCTCCGTCGAGTGCGCGCACACGGCGCCCTATTACTTCTTCGGCAAGGACCCGTGCTTCGCGCTGGGCTGCGCCATCCCCTTCGGCCTGAACAGCCGCCAGATGACCGCGTGGATGTACGAGGGCAACGGCCTGAAGCTGATGCGCGAGTTCTACGCCAAGTACAGCATCGTCAACTTCCCGGCCGGCAACACGGGCGCGCAGATGGGCGGCTGGTTCCGCAAGGAGATCAAGTCGGTCAAGGACGTGAAGGGCCTGAAGTTCCGCATCGGCGGCTTCGGCGGCAAGGTGTTCGAGCGCATCGGCGGCGTGCCCCAGAGCATCCCGGGCGGCGAAATCTACCCGGCGCTGGAAAAGGGCACGATCGACGCGGCCGAGTGGGTGGGCCCGTACGACGACCAGAAGCTCGGCTTCAACAAGGTCGCGCCGTTCTACTACTACCCCGGCTGGTGGGAAGGCGGCCCGCAGCTGGACGTCTTCGTGAACCAGAAGGCGTACGACGGCCTCTCGCCCGAGAACAAGGCCATCGTCGAGGCCGCCGCCTCGCATGCGCACATCTTCATGCAGGCTCGCTACGACGCGGTGAACCCCGTGGCGCTGAAGCAGCTGGTGGGCGCCGGCACGAAGCTGCGTCCCTTCCCGGCCGACATGATGTCCGAGTCCTTCAAGGCCGCGATGGGCCTGTACGAAGAGCTCAACAGCACCAACGAGAACTGGAAGAAGATCTACGCCGACTTCAACAAGTTCCGCGCCGACCAGAACCTCTGGTTCCGCTTCACCGAGATGGGCTTCGACCGCTTCATGCAAAGCCAGAAGCTGTAA
- the dxs gene encoding 1-deoxy-D-xylulose-5-phosphate synthase, with protein MSLLETIHDPAELRKLPRTQLKPLADELREFLLDSVSKTGGHLSSNLGTVELSIALHYVFNTPYDRIVWDVGHQTYPHKILTGRRERMPTLRQLGGLAGFPARAESEYDAFGTAHSSTSISAALGMALAAQRKGENRKAIAVIGDGAMTAGMAFEALNNAGVADADLLVILNDNDMSISPPVGALNRYLAQLMSGQFYAAGKNVAKTVLKAAPPLFELAKRFEEHAKGMVVPATLFEKFGFNYIGPIDGHDLDSLVPTLENIKHLKGPQFLHVVTKKGQGYKLAEADPVAYHGPGKFDPKVGLTPSASGKLTFTQVFGQWLCDMAAKDSRLVGITPAMREGSGMVEFEKRFPQRYYDVGIAEQHAVTFAAGMACEGVKPVVAIYSTFLQRAYDQLIHDVALQNLPVVFALDRAGIVGADGPTHNGAYDIPYLRAIPNMAVACPSDENECRKLLTTAFGRDHPVAVRYPRGAGPGVAVEPTLEPLPYGKGNVRREGQRIAILAFGTLLHPALAAAERIGATVVDMRWAKPVDTALLLDVAARHEALVTVEEGAVMGGAGSAVIEALHAAGVLKPVLQLGLRDEFIPHGDPARLLALQGLDAAGIEASIRERYGDLAGRAPTLKVVG; from the coding sequence ATGTCCCTGCTCGAAACCATCCACGACCCCGCCGAGCTGCGCAAGCTGCCGCGCACGCAACTCAAGCCGCTGGCCGACGAGCTGCGCGAGTTCCTCCTGGACAGCGTGTCGAAGACCGGCGGGCACCTCAGCTCCAACCTCGGCACGGTGGAACTGTCCATCGCGCTGCACTACGTCTTCAACACGCCCTACGACCGCATCGTGTGGGACGTGGGCCACCAGACCTACCCGCACAAGATCCTCACGGGCCGGCGCGAGCGCATGCCCACGCTGCGCCAGCTGGGCGGGCTCGCGGGCTTCCCGGCGCGCGCCGAGAGCGAGTACGACGCGTTCGGCACCGCGCATTCGTCCACCAGCATCTCCGCGGCGCTCGGCATGGCGCTGGCGGCCCAGCGCAAGGGCGAGAACCGCAAGGCCATCGCCGTGATCGGCGACGGCGCGATGACCGCCGGCATGGCTTTCGAGGCGCTGAACAACGCCGGCGTGGCCGACGCCGACCTGCTCGTGATCCTGAACGACAACGACATGTCGATCAGCCCGCCGGTGGGCGCGCTCAACCGCTACCTTGCGCAATTGATGTCGGGCCAGTTCTACGCCGCGGGCAAGAACGTCGCCAAGACGGTGCTCAAGGCCGCGCCGCCGCTGTTCGAGCTGGCCAAGCGCTTCGAGGAACACGCCAAGGGCATGGTGGTGCCCGCCACGCTGTTCGAGAAGTTCGGCTTCAACTACATCGGTCCGATCGACGGCCACGACCTCGACTCGCTGGTGCCCACGCTCGAGAACATCAAGCACCTGAAGGGCCCACAGTTCCTGCACGTGGTGACGAAGAAGGGCCAGGGCTACAAGCTGGCCGAGGCCGACCCGGTGGCCTACCACGGCCCCGGCAAGTTCGACCCCAAGGTGGGCCTCACGCCCAGCGCCAGCGGCAAGCTCACGTTCACGCAGGTCTTCGGCCAGTGGCTGTGCGACATGGCGGCGAAGGATTCGCGCCTGGTCGGCATCACGCCGGCGATGCGCGAAGGCTCGGGCATGGTGGAGTTCGAAAAGCGCTTCCCGCAGCGCTACTACGACGTCGGCATCGCCGAACAGCACGCGGTGACGTTCGCCGCGGGCATGGCGTGCGAGGGCGTGAAGCCGGTGGTGGCGATCTATTCCACCTTCCTGCAGCGCGCCTACGACCAGTTGATCCACGACGTGGCGCTGCAGAACCTGCCGGTGGTGTTCGCGCTGGACCGCGCGGGCATCGTCGGCGCCGACGGCCCCACGCACAACGGCGCCTACGACATCCCTTACCTGCGCGCGATCCCCAACATGGCCGTCGCGTGCCCGTCCGACGAGAACGAGTGCCGCAAGCTGCTCACCACCGCGTTCGGCCGGGACCATCCCGTGGCCGTGCGTTACCCGCGCGGCGCAGGGCCGGGCGTGGCGGTGGAGCCCACGCTCGAGCCGCTGCCGTACGGCAAGGGCAACGTCCGCCGCGAAGGCCAGCGCATCGCGATCCTCGCGTTCGGCACCTTGCTGCATCCGGCGCTGGCCGCGGCGGAGCGCATCGGCGCGACGGTGGTGGACATGCGCTGGGCCAAGCCGGTGGACACCGCGTTGCTGCTGGACGTCGCCGCGCGCCACGAAGCGCTGGTGACGGTGGAAGAGGGCGCCGTGATGGGCGGCGCGGGCAGCGCGGTCATCGAAGCGCTGCATGCGGCGGGCGTGCTCAAGCCCGTGCTGCAACTGGGCCTGCGCGACGAATTCATCCCGCACGGCGACCCGGCGCGCCTGCTAGCGCTGCAAGGACTCGATGCCGCCGGCATCGAAGCATCCATCCGCGAACGCTATGGCGACCTCGCGGGACGTGCACCAACATTGAAAGTTGTCGGCTAA
- a CDS encoding TRAP transporter substrate-binding protein, producing the protein MDRRSLIKHAGIAGVLAAGVAPAVHAQAAVRWRLASSFPKSLDTIYGAAEVFAQKVKQLSSGRFDISVHAAGELAPAFGVVDAVQQGSLEAAHTAPYYFFGKDETFAIGGAIPFGLNSRQMSAWTFEGNGLKLMREFYAKYNIVNFACGNTGAQMGGWYRKEIKSVKDIKGMKMRIGGFAGRILERMGGVPQNIPGGDIYPALEKGTIDAAEWIGPYDDQKLGLNKVAPFYYYPGWWEGGLQLDLYVNQKAYDALSAENKAIVEAATAFAHVETQAKYDVKNPTALKQLVANGAKLRPFPADVMAEAYKQSNIVYEELNAKNENWKKVYAEFSKFRADQNLWFRFTEATFDRFMQSQKL; encoded by the coding sequence ATGGATCGCCGTTCCCTCATCAAGCACGCGGGCATTGCCGGCGTGCTGGCCGCCGGTGTCGCGCCGGCCGTGCACGCGCAAGCCGCCGTGCGCTGGCGCCTCGCCTCCAGCTTCCCGAAGTCGCTCGACACCATCTACGGCGCCGCCGAAGTGTTCGCGCAGAAGGTCAAGCAGCTGTCGTCGGGCCGGTTCGACATCTCCGTGCATGCCGCCGGCGAACTCGCGCCCGCGTTCGGCGTGGTCGACGCCGTGCAGCAGGGCTCGCTGGAAGCCGCTCACACCGCGCCGTATTACTTCTTCGGCAAGGACGAGACCTTCGCCATCGGCGGCGCGATCCCTTTCGGCCTGAACAGCCGCCAGATGAGCGCGTGGACGTTCGAGGGCAACGGCCTGAAGCTGATGCGCGAGTTCTACGCCAAGTACAACATCGTTAACTTCGCGTGCGGCAACACCGGCGCGCAGATGGGCGGCTGGTACCGCAAGGAAATCAAGTCCGTGAAGGACATCAAGGGCATGAAGATGCGCATCGGCGGCTTCGCCGGCCGCATCCTCGAGCGCATGGGCGGCGTGCCCCAGAACATCCCCGGCGGCGACATCTACCCCGCGCTGGAGAAGGGCACCATCGACGCGGCCGAGTGGATCGGCCCCTACGACGACCAGAAGCTCGGCCTGAACAAGGTGGCGCCGTTCTACTACTACCCGGGCTGGTGGGAAGGCGGCCTGCAGCTGGACCTGTACGTCAACCAGAAGGCGTACGACGCGCTGTCGGCCGAGAACAAGGCCATCGTCGAGGCGGCCACGGCCTTCGCGCACGTGGAGACGCAGGCCAAGTACGACGTGAAGAACCCCACCGCGCTGAAGCAGCTGGTGGCCAACGGCGCGAAGCTGCGACCCTTCCCGGCCGACGTGATGGCCGAGGCGTACAAGCAGTCCAACATCGTGTACGAGGAACTCAACGCGAAGAACGAGAATTGGAAGAAGGTCTACGCCGAGTTCTCGAAGTTCCGCGCCGACCAGAACCTGTGGTTCCGCTTCACCGAAGCCACCTTCGACCGCTTCATGCAGTCGCAGAAACTGTAA
- a CDS encoding dihydrofolate reductase family protein — MKVRVAAFGLTLDGYGAGPNQSLENPLGVRGPEMMEWFFPTRTWRAMQGQEGGETGVDDRMAAASFENVGAWILGRNMFGPVRGPWPDESWKGWWGEEPPYHVPAFVLTHHARRPLVMKGGTTFHFVSGSVAEVLARAKSAAAGKDVRIGGGTSTVRQFLEARLVDEMHLAVRPVLFGKGENLFAGLDLDALGYAVAETVPGERATHMIVRRK; from the coding sequence ATGAAAGTCCGCGTCGCCGCCTTCGGGCTCACGCTGGACGGCTACGGCGCCGGCCCCAACCAGTCGCTGGAGAACCCGCTGGGCGTGCGCGGGCCCGAGATGATGGAGTGGTTCTTCCCCACGCGCACATGGCGTGCGATGCAGGGGCAGGAAGGCGGCGAGACGGGTGTGGACGACCGCATGGCCGCCGCGAGCTTCGAGAACGTCGGGGCGTGGATCCTCGGGCGCAACATGTTCGGCCCGGTGCGTGGGCCGTGGCCCGACGAGAGCTGGAAAGGCTGGTGGGGCGAGGAGCCGCCCTACCACGTGCCCGCCTTCGTGCTCACGCACCACGCGCGCCGGCCGCTGGTGATGAAGGGCGGCACCACGTTCCACTTCGTCAGCGGCAGCGTCGCGGAGGTGCTGGCGCGCGCCAAGTCGGCAGCGGCCGGCAAGGACGTGCGCATCGGCGGCGGCACGTCGACGGTGCGCCAGTTCCTCGAAGCGCGCCTCGTCGACGAGATGCACCTGGCGGTGCGCCCCGTGCTGTTCGGCAAGGGCGAGAACCTCTTCGCCGGGCTCGACCTCGATGCGCTCGGCTATGCGGTCGCCGAGACGGTGCCGGGCGAGCGCGCCACGCACATGATCGTGCGAAGGAAGTAG
- a CDS encoding polyprenyl synthetase family protein, whose translation MPAPFDLGAWSGERLARIERALSDWVVADAPAGLGEAMRYAVLDGGKRLRPLLVLAASEAVGGHDEAALRAGCAVELIHAYSLVHDDMPCMDDDVLRRGKPTVHVKFGQAQALLAGDALQALAFELLVPEAGVPDRVQAALCRLLARAAGHFGMAGGQAIDLASVGLALDEHQLREMHRRKTGALLEGSVMMGAACGSPPPEALRALQAYGAAIGLAFQVVDDILDVTADSATLGKTAGKDADQNKPTYVSVLGLERSRAYARELLEEARAALAASRLADTRALEALATMVVARDN comes from the coding sequence GTGCCGGCCCCCTTCGACCTGGGCGCGTGGAGCGGCGAGCGGCTCGCGCGCATCGAGCGGGCGCTGTCCGACTGGGTCGTGGCCGATGCGCCCGCCGGCCTGGGCGAAGCGATGCGTTACGCGGTGCTCGATGGCGGCAAGCGCCTGCGGCCCCTGCTCGTGCTGGCGGCGAGCGAAGCGGTCGGCGGCCATGACGAAGCCGCCTTGCGCGCGGGCTGCGCCGTCGAACTGATCCACGCCTACTCGCTGGTGCACGACGACATGCCTTGCATGGACGACGACGTGCTGCGCCGGGGCAAGCCCACGGTGCACGTGAAGTTCGGCCAGGCGCAGGCGCTGCTCGCCGGCGATGCGTTGCAGGCCCTCGCGTTCGAATTGCTGGTGCCCGAAGCCGGCGTGCCCGATCGCGTGCAGGCCGCGCTGTGCCGCCTGCTCGCACGCGCCGCCGGCCACTTCGGCATGGCGGGCGGGCAGGCCATCGACCTTGCGAGCGTCGGCCTCGCCCTCGACGAACACCAGCTGCGCGAGATGCACCGCCGCAAGACCGGCGCGCTGCTCGAAGGCAGCGTGATGATGGGCGCCGCTTGCGGCAGCCCGCCGCCCGAGGCGCTGCGCGCGCTGCAGGCCTACGGCGCCGCCATCGGCCTGGCCTTCCAGGTGGTGGACGACATCCTCGACGTCACGGCCGATTCCGCCACGCTCGGCAAGACGGCGGGCAAGGACGCCGACCAGAACAAGCCGACCTATGTGTCCGTGCTGGGGCTGGAGCGCTCGCGCGCCTATGCACGCGAGCTGCTCGAGGAAGCGCGCGCGGCGCTGGCCGCGAGTCGTCTTGCCGACACCCGCGCGCTCGAAGCCCTCGCCACCATGGTCGTCGCCCGCGACAATTGA
- a CDS encoding DMT family transporter, whose product MQALWMIAGSFLFSTMAVCVKYASAWFTASELVFWRGLIGMAFIWAIARNQGIPLATHYPLMHGWRSLIGVVSLGAWFYSIAALPIATAMTLNYMSSVWVAAFLVGGALIAWNPRSGEPWPARQGMLAVAVIAGFAGVVMMLRPSIEQNQVFGAIMGLLSGITAAFAYMQVMALGKVGEPDTRTVFYFGAGSAVGGGIGMLAGDFSPWEWDHAWWLLPIGVLAALGQLCITRAYSRGATLVVACLQYFGIVFGAIYSIALFGDRIPPIGWAGMALIVASGVGATILRARAAPDAPAEEH is encoded by the coding sequence GTGCAAGCGCTCTGGATGATCGCCGGGTCGTTCCTCTTCTCCACCATGGCGGTGTGCGTGAAGTACGCATCCGCATGGTTCACCGCTTCGGAGCTGGTGTTCTGGCGCGGCCTGATCGGCATGGCCTTCATCTGGGCCATCGCGCGCAACCAGGGCATCCCGCTCGCCACCCACTACCCCCTGATGCACGGCTGGCGCAGCCTGATCGGCGTGGTCTCGCTGGGCGCGTGGTTCTATTCGATCGCGGCCCTGCCCATCGCCACGGCGATGACGCTCAACTACATGAGCAGCGTGTGGGTCGCGGCCTTCCTCGTCGGCGGTGCGCTGATCGCGTGGAACCCGCGCAGCGGCGAGCCCTGGCCCGCGCGCCAGGGCATGCTGGCGGTGGCGGTGATCGCGGGCTTCGCGGGCGTCGTGATGATGCTGCGCCCTTCCATCGAGCAGAACCAGGTGTTCGGCGCGATCATGGGATTGCTGTCGGGCATCACGGCCGCCTTCGCGTACATGCAGGTGATGGCGCTGGGCAAGGTGGGCGAGCCCGACACGCGCACGGTCTTCTACTTCGGGGCCGGCTCGGCGGTGGGCGGTGGCATCGGCATGCTGGCCGGCGACTTCTCGCCGTGGGAATGGGATCACGCGTGGTGGCTGCTGCCGATCGGCGTGCTGGCCGCGCTGGGCCAGCTGTGCATCACGCGCGCCTACAGCCGCGGCGCGACGCTGGTGGTGGCCTGCCTGCAGTACTTCGGCATCGTCTTCGGCGCGATCTACAGCATTGCGCTGTTCGGCGACCGCATCCCGCCGATCGGCTGGGCCGGCATGGCGCTGATCGTGGCCAGCGGCGTCGGCGCGACCATCCTGCGGGCCCGCGCCGCACCGGATGCGCCTGCGGAAGAACACTGA
- a CDS encoding TRAP transporter substrate-binding protein has protein sequence MDRRSLIKHAGIAGVLAAGVAPAVHAQAAIRWRLASSFPKSLDTLFGGAVVFAENVKKLSGGRFEISTHAAGELMPAFGVVDGVQQGSIECAQTAPYYFFGKNEAFALGTAVPFALNSRQMTAWMFEGNGLKLMREFYAGYNMINFPGGNTGAQMGGWFRKEIKGLKDMKGLKFRIAGFAGKIFERMGVVPQNLPGGDIYPALEKGTIDAAEWVGPYDDQKLGLVKVAPYYYYPGFWEGSAQLEFFINQKAFDALSAENKAILEAAAAMAHIDIQAKYDARNPVALKQLVAGGAKLRAFPNDMMNEAFKISQGIYDETSQKNPAFAKIYADMAKFRADANLWFRFTEMSFDRFMQSQKL, from the coding sequence ATGGACCGCAGATCCCTCATCAAGCACGCCGGCATCGCCGGTGTCCTCGCGGCCGGCGTTGCGCCGGCCGTGCATGCCCAGGCCGCCATCCGCTGGCGCCTGGCCTCCAGCTTCCCGAAGTCGCTCGACACGCTGTTCGGCGGCGCCGTCGTCTTCGCCGAGAACGTGAAGAAGCTCTCGGGCGGCAGGTTCGAGATCTCCACGCACGCCGCCGGCGAGCTGATGCCCGCCTTCGGCGTCGTCGACGGCGTGCAGCAGGGCTCGATCGAATGCGCGCAGACCGCGCCGTACTACTTCTTCGGCAAGAACGAAGCCTTCGCGCTGGGCACCGCGGTGCCTTTCGCGCTGAACAGCCGCCAGATGACGGCGTGGATGTTCGAGGGCAACGGCCTGAAGCTGATGCGCGAGTTCTACGCCGGCTACAACATGATCAACTTCCCCGGCGGCAACACCGGCGCGCAGATGGGCGGCTGGTTCCGCAAAGAGATCAAGGGCCTGAAGGACATGAAGGGCCTGAAGTTCCGCATCGCGGGTTTCGCCGGCAAGATCTTCGAGCGCATGGGCGTGGTGCCGCAGAACCTCCCCGGCGGCGACATCTACCCGGCGCTGGAGAAGGGCACGATCGACGCCGCCGAGTGGGTGGGCCCCTACGACGACCAGAAGCTGGGCTTGGTGAAGGTGGCGCCGTACTACTACTACCCCGGTTTCTGGGAAGGCTCGGCGCAGCTGGAGTTCTTCATCAACCAGAAGGCGTTCGACGCGCTCTCCGCCGAGAACAAGGCGATCCTGGAAGCGGCGGCCGCCATGGCGCACATCGACATCCAGGCCAAGTACGACGCGCGCAATCCCGTGGCGCTCAAGCAACTGGTGGCGGGCGGCGCCAAGCTGCGGGCTTTCCCGAACGACATGATGAACGAGGCCTTCAAGATCTCGCAGGGCATCTACGACGAAACGTCTCAGAAGAACCCGGCCTTCGCGAAAATCTACGCCGACATGGCGAAGTTTCGCGCCGACGCCAACCTGTGGTTCCGTTTCACGGAAATGAGCTTCGACCGGTTCATGCAGTCGCAGAAGCTGTAA
- a CDS encoding aromatic ring-hydroxylating oxygenase subunit alpha: MSDLSLQLQQAASQLSVSSYFDEALFKREMEVLFQGGPRYVGHALAVPEHGDYYALPQEGEGRALLRTPNGVELISNVCRHRQAVMLKGRGSVASNRVGGGNIVCPLHRWTYSAGAGAPAGRLLGAPHFAQDPCLNLNNYPLQEWNGMLFEKNGVDVAGQLANMGPRAELDFTGMVLDHVELHYCNYNWKTFIEVYLEDYHVGPFHPGLGNFVACDDLRWEFKENYSVQTVGVANRLGKPGSDVYKRWHKALMNYRNGEPPKYGAIWLTYYPHIMVEWYPHVLTVSTLHPLGPGKTLNMVEFYYPEEIAAFEREFVESQRAAYMETCVEDDEIAERMDAGRKALMLRGDDEMGPYQSPMEDGMQHFHEWYRKKMA; this comes from the coding sequence ATGTCTGATTTAAGTCTTCAGCTACAGCAGGCCGCAAGCCAACTTTCGGTTTCCAGCTATTTCGACGAGGCGCTCTTCAAGCGCGAGATGGAGGTCCTCTTCCAGGGGGGGCCCCGCTACGTCGGCCATGCCCTGGCCGTCCCCGAACACGGGGACTACTACGCACTGCCCCAGGAAGGCGAAGGGCGCGCGTTGCTGCGCACGCCCAACGGCGTGGAGCTCATCTCCAACGTGTGCCGCCACCGGCAGGCCGTCATGCTCAAGGGGCGCGGCTCGGTCGCGTCCAACCGCGTGGGCGGAGGCAACATCGTGTGCCCCTTGCACCGCTGGACCTACAGCGCGGGCGCCGGCGCCCCCGCGGGCCGGCTGCTGGGCGCCCCGCATTTCGCGCAGGACCCGTGCTTGAACCTCAACAACTACCCGCTGCAGGAATGGAACGGGATGCTGTTCGAGAAGAACGGCGTCGACGTGGCGGGGCAGCTCGCGAACATGGGCCCGCGGGCCGAGCTGGACTTCACCGGCATGGTGCTGGACCACGTGGAGCTGCACTACTGCAACTACAACTGGAAGACCTTCATCGAGGTCTACCTTGAGGACTACCACGTGGGCCCGTTCCATCCGGGCCTGGGCAACTTCGTCGCGTGCGACGACCTGCGCTGGGAGTTCAAGGAAAACTACTCGGTGCAGACGGTCGGCGTGGCCAACCGCCTGGGCAAGCCGGGCAGCGACGTCTACAAGCGCTGGCACAAGGCGCTGATGAACTACCGCAACGGCGAGCCGCCGAAGTACGGCGCCATCTGGCTCACCTACTACCCGCACATCATGGTGGAGTGGTACCCGCACGTGCTCACCGTCTCCACGCTCCACCCCCTGGGGCCGGGCAAGACGCTGAACATGGTGGAGTTCTACTACCCCGAGGAGATCGCGGCGTTCGAGCGCGAGTTCGTCGAGTCCCAGCGCGCGGCGTACATGGAGACCTGCGTGGAGGACGACGAGATCGCCGAGCGCATGGACGCCGGCCGCAAGGCGCTGATGCTGCGCGGCGACGACGAGATGGGCCCTTACCAGAGCCCCATGGAAGACGGCATGCAGCACTTCCATGAGTGGTACCGCAAGAAGATGGCGTAG
- a CDS encoding exodeoxyribonuclease VII small subunit, giving the protein MSSTPQQPPASYEAALAELDQLVGRIESGQLPLEQLLTGYQRGAQLLQYCRDQLQAVENQVKVLDAGVLKPWTQE; this is encoded by the coding sequence ATGTCCTCCACTCCCCAACAGCCCCCCGCCAGCTACGAAGCGGCCCTGGCCGAACTCGACCAGCTCGTGGGCCGCATCGAGTCGGGGCAATTGCCGCTGGAACAACTCCTGACCGGCTACCAGCGTGGCGCACAGCTCCTGCAGTACTGCCGTGACCAGCTGCAGGCCGTCGAGAACCAGGTGAAGGTGCTCGACGCCGGGGTGCTCAAGCCGTGGACGCAGGAGTGA
- a CDS encoding sulfurtransferase has product MYTTLISAEELKSLHASGARHMVFDCSFDLTNPAAGEEAYRKAHIPGAVYAHLDSALSDKGVVEPDGTHHPHPDAASGGRHPLPSREKFAMWLSSVGFANDMQAVVYDRNNSNYCGRLWWMLKWVGHDAVAVLDGGLKAWQASGGEVTDRVEPSHFQSNFELGPELRKLVTTKDVLAHLPKKDQTIVDARSGPRYRGETEPFDPVAGHIPGALNRPGTENVDADGKFKPAQQLRADFEKVLAGRNPSSVVHHCGSGVSALPNLIAMELAGFGPTALYAGSWSEWCSDPARPVATGA; this is encoded by the coding sequence ATGTACACGACGCTGATCTCCGCGGAAGAGCTGAAGTCACTGCACGCGAGCGGCGCGCGCCACATGGTGTTCGACTGCAGCTTCGACCTCACGAACCCCGCCGCCGGCGAAGAGGCTTATCGCAAGGCGCACATCCCGGGCGCCGTGTATGCGCACCTGGATTCGGCACTGAGCGACAAGGGCGTGGTCGAGCCCGATGGCACGCACCACCCGCATCCCGACGCGGCCTCGGGCGGCCGCCACCCGCTGCCCAGCCGCGAGAAGTTCGCGATGTGGCTGTCGAGCGTGGGCTTCGCCAACGACATGCAGGCCGTCGTCTACGACCGCAACAACAGCAACTACTGCGGGCGCCTGTGGTGGATGCTCAAGTGGGTGGGCCACGACGCGGTGGCCGTACTCGATGGCGGGCTCAAGGCCTGGCAGGCCTCGGGCGGCGAAGTGACGGACCGCGTCGAGCCTTCGCACTTCCAGAGCAACTTCGAGTTGGGGCCCGAACTGCGCAAGCTGGTGACGACAAAGGACGTGCTCGCGCACCTGCCGAAGAAGGACCAGACGATCGTCGACGCGCGCTCCGGCCCGCGTTACCGCGGCGAGACGGAGCCCTTCGATCCCGTCGCGGGGCACATCCCGGGCGCGCTGAACCGGCCCGGCACCGAGAACGTCGACGCGGATGGGAAATTCAAACCGGCGCAGCAACTGCGCGCGGATTTCGAGAAGGTGCTCGCGGGCCGCAACCCTTCGAGCGTGGTGCACCACTGCGGCAGCGGCGTGAGCGCGCTGCCCAACCTCATTGCGATGGAACTCGCAGGCTTCGGCCCCACCGCGCTGTACGCGGGGAGCTGGAGCGAGTGGTGCAGCGACCCGGCGCGGCCGGTCGCCACGGGCGCCTGA
- a CDS encoding DM13 domain-containing protein gives MKRLLLVASHLAALAIGFALGVYALPILIAPPEPSAAEAQAHVAAGPSFQGRFRRDLKDSDLLHWGEGTVTVGARSIGLAGEVAPGPDYKLYLSPAFVETEADFKRLKPQMVRVGDVKTFKNFIVPVPTGIDVNRYTTVVIWCETFSQFITAAQYR, from the coding sequence ATGAAACGCCTGCTGCTCGTCGCTTCGCACCTGGCCGCATTGGCCATCGGTTTCGCGCTGGGCGTGTATGCGCTGCCCATCCTCATCGCGCCGCCCGAGCCTTCGGCCGCGGAAGCGCAAGCGCACGTCGCGGCCGGCCCTTCGTTCCAGGGGCGCTTTCGGCGCGACCTGAAGGACAGCGACCTGTTGCACTGGGGCGAAGGCACGGTGACGGTCGGCGCGCGCAGCATCGGCCTGGCCGGCGAAGTCGCGCCCGGCCCCGACTACAAGCTGTACCTCTCGCCGGCCTTCGTCGAGACGGAAGCCGATTTCAAGCGCCTCAAGCCGCAGATGGTGCGCGTGGGCGACGTGAAGACCTTCAAGAACTTCATCGTGCCGGTGCCCACGGGCATCGACGTCAACCGCTACACCACGGTGGTGATCTGGTGCGAGACCTTCAGCCAGTTCATCACCGCCGCGCAATACCGCTGA